One window of Chamaesiphon minutus PCC 6605 genomic DNA carries:
- a CDS encoding type II toxin-antitoxin system PemK/MazF family toxin has translation MAKFVVGDVVIVPFPFSDLTQTKRRPALIVADLQGEDLILCQITSQTISDRYAVSISDDDFTIGGLNQPSNIRPNRIFTASQTIIAYKAGAIIPTKLLEAIDRIVEILHAPQN, from the coding sequence ATGGCAAAATTTGTAGTAGGTGATGTTGTCATCGTTCCTTTTCCATTTTCGGACTTAACACAGACAAAACGCCGTCCGGCACTGATTGTTGCCGACTTACAAGGCGAAGACCTGATTCTCTGCCAAATTACTAGCCAGACTATATCCGATCGATATGCGGTCTCGATTTCAGATGATGATTTCACTATTGGCGGCTTAAACCAACCTAGTAATATTAGACCAAACCGAATATTTACGGCATCCCAAACCATCATTGCTTACAAAGCGGGAGCAATTATTCCCACCAAATTATTGGAAGCGATCGATCGAATTGTTGAAATACTTCATGCGCCCCAAAATTAA
- the msrB gene encoding peptide-methionine (R)-S-oxide reductase MsrB, translating to MAKTQGEFEITKTDEEWKKILTPEQFKVLRQHGTERAGTSILDKEYGKGQFVCAGCDLPLFVSDTKFNSGTGWPSFNDPIPGAIETSVDKSFFSTRTEVHCRRCGGHLGHVFEDGPKPTGLRYCMNGVSMKFIPA from the coding sequence ATGGCAAAGACACAAGGCGAATTTGAAATTACCAAAACCGACGAAGAGTGGAAAAAGATCCTGACTCCCGAACAGTTTAAGGTATTACGGCAACACGGTACAGAGCGTGCTGGTACCAGTATTCTCGATAAAGAGTACGGCAAGGGTCAGTTTGTCTGTGCTGGCTGCGATTTACCACTATTTGTCTCCGATACCAAGTTTAACAGCGGCACTGGTTGGCCGAGTTTCAACGATCCGATTCCTGGTGCGATCGAAACTTCAGTTGACAAATCATTCTTTTCTACTCGTACTGAAGTCCATTGTCGTCGCTGCGGCGGACATTTAGGACATGTATTTGAAGATGGCCCCAAACCCACTGGACTCCGTTACTGTATGAACGGCGTCTCCATGAAATTTATTCCTGCTTAA
- a CDS encoding glycoside hydrolase family 3 N-terminal domain-containing protein: protein MKLPNPNTLTLAQQVAQMVVVRASSHLFDHQIQYPEFGERDRATLKHWIADLGVGGVIFWGGNAGELTLRIQQLQAWANYPLLIAADIEEGVGQRFTGATWFPPPMALNAIAQTDLAKAIDYARQMGAITAQEALAVGINWILAPVVDVNNNPANPVINIRAFGETPDIVSQLATAYIRGAADHPVLTCAKHFPGHGDTGVDSHWALPTIPHDRARLNSIELPPFKAAIQAGVDSVMSAHLLIPALDAELPATLSPKILTEELRQNLGFEGLISTDALVMGAIADRYGADEAPVMSVTAGSDIILMPVDPEIAIRAVCNAVESGRISAERIRASVGRIWRAKQKLFQDWDGVTLTQSPVNSQPAALTTLAAPTSMAIAKNALQDSLIMQGNLPLKPSSGKNIVVLEEILDSTFLSRSTPAVTIPTKLGYQLQLINRHSPAIKIAPDESVILQLFIRTSPFSGGLGITSVAKQLFQQLIASQQLQGLIIYGSPYLMADFAPHLPPEIPCVFCYGQMAAAQSIALTKLFGYE from the coding sequence ATGAAACTCCCCAACCCAAACACCCTCACCCTCGCCCAACAAGTCGCCCAAATGGTGGTTGTGCGCGCATCCAGCCATTTATTCGACCATCAGATTCAGTATCCCGAATTTGGCGAACGCGATCGAGCGACGCTCAAACATTGGATCGCCGATCTCGGTGTCGGCGGGGTAATATTCTGGGGTGGAAATGCTGGCGAATTAACGCTCAGAATCCAGCAATTGCAAGCCTGGGCGAATTATCCGCTCCTCATTGCCGCCGATATTGAAGAAGGAGTCGGGCAAAGATTTACAGGTGCAACTTGGTTTCCACCGCCAATGGCTCTCAATGCGATCGCGCAGACAGACTTAGCCAAAGCGATCGATTACGCTCGGCAAATGGGTGCGATTACCGCCCAGGAGGCTCTAGCAGTCGGCATTAATTGGATTTTGGCTCCGGTAGTCGATGTTAATAATAACCCCGCCAATCCGGTGATTAATATTCGCGCCTTCGGGGAGACTCCCGATATCGTCAGTCAACTAGCTACTGCCTACATTCGCGGAGCGGCGGATCATCCCGTCCTCACCTGCGCCAAACATTTTCCCGGTCACGGGGATACAGGCGTAGATTCGCACTGGGCGTTGCCCACGATACCCCACGATCGCGCGCGATTAAACTCGATCGAATTGCCCCCATTTAAAGCCGCAATTCAGGCGGGGGTAGATAGTGTGATGAGTGCCCATTTACTAATTCCTGCGCTCGATGCCGAATTACCCGCGACGCTCTCACCCAAAATTTTGACTGAAGAATTGCGGCAGAATTTGGGCTTTGAAGGGTTGATTAGTACCGACGCCTTGGTAATGGGGGCAATTGCCGATCGATATGGCGCGGATGAGGCTCCAGTAATGTCTGTGACGGCTGGCTCGGATATTATTTTGATGCCTGTAGATCCCGAAATTGCAATTCGAGCCGTATGTAATGCGGTAGAGTCGGGACGGATTAGTGCGGAGCGAATTAGAGCGAGTGTGGGGCGGATTTGGCGCGCCAAACAGAAGTTATTTCAAGATTGGGATGGTGTCACATTGACTCAATCGCCTGTCAATAGTCAACCTGCGGCTTTAACAACTCTTGCCGCACCAACATCAATGGCGATTGCCAAGAACGCATTACAAGATTCCTTAATCATGCAAGGCAATCTCCCACTCAAGCCTAGCTCTGGCAAGAATATAGTCGTCTTAGAAGAAATCCTCGATAGTACTTTTCTCAGCCGGAGTACTCCCGCCGTCACCATTCCCACCAAACTCGGCTATCAACTTCAGCTTATCAATCGCCATAGTCCGGCTATTAAGATCGCACCTGACGAATCGGTCATCCTGCAACTTTTCATCCGTACCAGTCCATTTTCGGGCGGACTTGGCATCACTTCGGTAGCAAAACAATTATTTCAACAATTAATTGCCAGTCAACAACTACAGGGATTAATTATCTATGGTAGTCCTTATTTAATGGCAGATTTTGCCCCACATTTACCACCAGAAATCCCGTGCGTCTTCTGTTACGGACAAATGGCTGCGGCACAATCGATCGCGTTAACCAAGTTATTCGGATATGAATGA
- a CDS encoding alpha/beta hydrolase: MTQITIGDIDLNYQIQGSGEPLLMIMGLSFSLLDWGKKFTELLAKNYQLILFDNRDAGLTSPSPRLYSIVDMADDAAGLLDALHIPKAHVFGVSMGGAIAQQFALKYPDKLDKLILGCTMAGGNCSQLGDISGVMSGNLLDLLFTPTFIQNHRQELTEFLAETIPLHSRDAALQRQLQAFASHDTCDTLSDRTLWFYLYPPQDSSHRKR; this comes from the coding sequence GTGACGCAAATTACCATTGGCGATATCGATCTTAACTACCAAATTCAAGGTAGTGGCGAACCGTTACTGATGATAATGGGTTTGAGTTTTAGCCTACTTGACTGGGGCAAGAAATTCACCGAACTACTTGCTAAAAACTATCAACTTATCCTCTTCGACAATCGCGATGCTGGACTCACCAGCCCATCCCCGCGCCTGTATAGTATCGTAGATATGGCAGATGATGCCGCAGGGTTATTAGACGCATTACATATTCCAAAAGCGCATGTATTTGGTGTCAGTATGGGTGGTGCGATCGCCCAGCAATTTGCTCTAAAATATCCCGATAAGCTAGACAAGCTCATTCTCGGCTGTACGATGGCGGGTGGTAATTGCAGTCAGCTTGGAGATATCAGTGGCGTGATGAGTGGCAATCTTTTAGATTTATTATTTACACCCACATTTATTCAAAATCATCGACAGGAACTCACAGAATTTCTCGCCGAAACGATCCCATTACATAGTCGCGATGCAGCTTTGCAGCGTCAGCTTCAAGCCTTCGCAAGCCACGATACTTGCGATACTTTGAGCGATAGAACACTTTGGTTTTACCTATACCCTCCGCAAGATTCAAGTCACAGAAAAAGATAA
- a CDS encoding CBS domain-containing protein — translation MSKIVADWMNRELITVKPSTPLADAVKLLVDRHISGLPVIDDDGKLVGVISEADLMWREQGLEQPPYMIFLGGVIYFKNPLTYDRDLHKALGQTVGEVMTPHAISISADTTLPEAARILHDKKIHRLPVVDENDRPIGIITESDIVRAIAAV, via the coding sequence ATGTCAAAAATTGTTGCAGATTGGATGAATCGCGAGCTGATTACTGTTAAGCCCAGCACGCCGCTAGCGGATGCAGTAAAGCTGTTGGTCGATCGACATATTAGTGGTTTACCTGTAATTGATGATGATGGCAAACTAGTCGGCGTAATTTCTGAAGCCGATCTGATGTGGCGCGAACAAGGTCTAGAACAACCGCCATATATGATATTTTTGGGTGGTGTAATTTACTTCAAAAATCCCCTCACATACGATCGAGATTTACACAAAGCTTTGGGGCAAACAGTTGGCGAAGTAATGACTCCTCACGCGATCTCGATTAGTGCCGATACTACGCTCCCAGAGGCAGCCAGAATCCTGCATGACAAGAAAATTCACCGCTTACCTGTGGTTGATGAAAACGATCGTCCGATCGGCATTATTACCGAAAGTGACATCGTTCGCGCGATCGCGGCTGTATAA